The Winogradskyella schleiferi genome has a window encoding:
- the thrC gene encoding threonine synthase: MKYYSLNKKAPNTTFEEAVVRGLAPDKGLYFPESITPLEASFFENIEDKSNAEIALEAIRQFIVPEIPEDILKTIVEGTLSFDFPVVEINKNISTLELFHGPTMAFKDVGARFMARCLGYFNKTNTNDITVLVATSGDTGGAVANGFLGVKGVNVVILYPSGKVSDIQEKQLTTLGQNITALEVDGVFDDCQDMVKQAFMDKELTSKMQLTSANSINIARWLPQLFYFIFTYKQLKSKYKDIAFSVPSGNFGNICAGMVAQKLGLPVKHFIASNNANATVVNYMLSQTYSPKPSIQTISNAMDVGNPSNFIRIQELHNNDFETLKSNLSSFSYTDNETREALLELYSDFNYVADPHGAVGYLGAKDYLKNNEAHVVFLETAHPTKFLDVVEDVIKENIDLPPQIEAVMDKEKVATKIGTYEELKGFLLK; this comes from the coding sequence ATGAAATACTACAGTTTAAACAAAAAAGCACCTAATACAACCTTTGAAGAAGCCGTTGTCAGAGGATTGGCTCCAGACAAAGGTTTATATTTTCCTGAATCGATAACACCTTTAGAGGCTTCGTTTTTTGAAAATATCGAAGATAAATCGAATGCAGAAATTGCATTGGAAGCCATCAGACAATTCATTGTTCCAGAAATTCCAGAGGACATTCTAAAAACTATTGTTGAAGGAACCTTAAGTTTCGATTTTCCTGTGGTAGAAATAAATAAGAACATTTCTACGCTCGAATTATTTCACGGTCCAACCATGGCATTCAAAGATGTTGGTGCGCGTTTTATGGCAAGATGTTTAGGCTATTTCAACAAAACAAATACCAATGATATTACAGTTTTAGTGGCCACTTCTGGCGATACAGGAGGTGCAGTCGCTAATGGGTTTTTAGGTGTAAAAGGTGTGAATGTGGTTATCCTCTATCCTAGTGGAAAAGTGAGTGACATCCAAGAAAAGCAATTGACCACCTTAGGACAAAACATTACTGCTCTGGAAGTTGATGGTGTTTTTGACGATTGCCAAGACATGGTAAAACAAGCTTTTATGGATAAAGAATTGACGAGCAAAATGCAATTAACCTCTGCGAATTCCATAAATATTGCACGTTGGCTGCCACAGCTTTTTTATTTTATTTTTACCTACAAGCAACTAAAATCTAAGTATAAAGACATTGCGTTTTCGGTGCCAAGTGGTAACTTCGGCAACATTTGTGCTGGTATGGTCGCTCAAAAATTAGGTTTGCCTGTTAAGCATTTTATTGCTTCCAACAATGCCAATGCTACTGTGGTTAATTATATGCTTTCCCAAACCTACAGTCCTAAACCATCCATCCAAACCATTAGTAATGCGATGGATGTTGGAAATCCAAGTAATTTTATTAGAATCCAGGAATTGCACAATAATGATTTTGAGACTTTAAAATCGAATTTATCATCGTTTAGTTATACAGACAATGAAACCAGGGAAGCACTATTGGAGCTCTATAGCGACTTCAATTATGTGGCAGATCCGCATGGAGCCGTTGGTTATTTAGGCGCAAAAGACTATTTAAAGAACAACGAAGCTCATGTGGTGTTTTTAGAAACGGCACATCCAACAAAATTTTTGGATGTGGTAGAAGACGTTATTAAAGAGAATATAGATTTACCTCCTCAAATTGAAGCGGTTATGGATAAGGAAAAAGTGGCAACAAAGATTGGTACTTATGAGGAATTGAAGGGTTTTTTGTTGAAGTAA
- a CDS encoding four helix bundle protein: protein MNKFKFEKLIIWQDAMDYGEVINDVSQRFPDKEKFNLTSQIMRAVDSVALNISEGSIGQSNPEQRKFIGYSIRSLAEVVTCLFKAKRRNYIPEETFIELYNSAFHLMNKMAAFKRNIH, encoded by the coding sequence ATGAATAAATTTAAATTTGAAAAGTTGATTATCTGGCAAGACGCTATGGATTACGGCGAAGTTATAAATGACGTTTCTCAACGATTTCCAGATAAAGAAAAATTTAATTTAACGTCACAAATTATGAGAGCTGTGGATTCTGTTGCTCTTAATATTTCCGAAGGGTCAATTGGTCAATCCAATCCTGAACAACGCAAATTTATTGGATATTCAATTCGTTCATTAGCAGAGGTCGTAACCTGCTTGTTTAAAGCAAAAAGACGAAATTATATTCCAGAAGAAACTTTCATAGAATTATACAATTCAGCTTTCCATTTAATGAATAAAATGGCGGCATTTAAAAGAAATATTCACTAA
- a CDS encoding homoserine kinase has translation MNEIKIFSPATVANVACGFDVLGFCLDTIGDEMVIRKTKEKGIRITKIEGYDLPLEAEKNVAGVSALAMYNDLQPDCGFEIEIYKNIKPGSGIGSSSASAAGSVFGMNELLGRPLNKTKLTYFAMKGEALASKCEHADNLAPAIFGGFTLVKSACPLQVLELPTPSDLYATLIHPQIEIKTSESRAILPKEIPLQNAITQWANVGSLVHALHTSDYDLMKDALNDVVIEPHRKQLIPHFDDVKSAALNAGALGCAISGSGPSIFMLSKGEKTAKAVEEVIREVYSKTDIAFETYVSKINTEGIKKMTED, from the coding sequence ATGAATGAAATCAAAATATTTTCACCTGCAACCGTAGCCAATGTCGCTTGTGGATTTGATGTCCTCGGCTTCTGCTTGGATACTATTGGAGATGAAATGGTCATTAGAAAAACCAAAGAAAAAGGCATCCGAATCACCAAGATTGAAGGTTACGACTTACCCTTGGAAGCTGAAAAAAATGTAGCTGGTGTTTCAGCTTTAGCGATGTACAATGACCTACAACCCGATTGTGGATTTGAAATTGAAATCTATAAGAATATAAAACCTGGAAGCGGTATTGGTAGTAGTTCGGCAAGTGCAGCAGGAAGTGTTTTTGGTATGAATGAACTATTGGGAAGACCTTTAAACAAAACCAAACTAACCTATTTTGCCATGAAAGGCGAAGCCTTGGCAAGTAAATGTGAGCACGCGGATAACTTGGCACCTGCCATTTTTGGCGGTTTTACCTTGGTGAAAAGTGCTTGTCCATTGCAAGTTTTAGAATTGCCTACACCTTCGGATTTATATGCAACATTGATACATCCACAAATTGAAATTAAAACCTCAGAATCTAGAGCAATTTTACCAAAAGAAATTCCCTTACAAAATGCAATTACACAATGGGCAAATGTTGGGAGTTTGGTGCATGCACTACATACTTCCGATTATGATTTGATGAAAGATGCACTTAATGATGTCGTTATCGAACCACATAGAAAACAATTGATTCCGCATTTTGATGACGTAAAGTCTGCTGCATTAAATGCGGGAGCTTTGGGTTGTGCTATTTCTGGTTCTGGACCTTCGATTTTTATGTTGAGCAAAGGGGAGAAAACTGCTAAAGCTGTTGAAGAAGTAATTAGAGAGGTGTATTCAAAAACAGATATAGCGTTCGAGACTTATGTTTCTAAGATTAATACTGAAGGGATTAAAAAAATGACGGAAGACTGA
- the thrA gene encoding bifunctional aspartate kinase/homoserine dehydrogenase I, with translation MKVLKFGGTSVGSAENINKVISILDQQSKNSKIAVVVSAVGGITDKLLEAANLACQKDLEYKQVYNAIWSRHNKVVEGLFENSENDQSLQKYHEKLHDLVSEKLNDLRSLLDGIYLINELSPKTKDKLLSFGEALSSIIIYHTLKSRNLDASLKNSQELIVTDLNYNNAAVNFDLTNTNIQSFFQSDAHAIVLLPGFVSKSASGEITTLGRGGSDYTAAIVAAALDAKELQIWTDVSGMFTTNPKLVKQAAPIVQLSYQEAVELSHFGAKVLYPPTVMPVLKKKIPIVIKNTMDPEAVGTTISQEVTSNGSPVKGLSNIDNIALLTLQGNGMVGVPGFSKRLFETLAQEKINIILITQSSSEHSICFGISDNDAARAKEVIDIVFEYEIALQKIDPLVVETDLSIIAVIGDKMKSHQGISGKMFSTLGKNNVNIRAIAQGASERNISAVIHKNDVKKALNSLHEQFFEIKTKQINLFITGVGNVGERLIEQIKQQKAYVKENFKISLRVAGLSNSRHMIVNDEGINLKDWKQQLEAGEKASLEGFFEHAKHLNLRNSVFVDITANEAVSNIYGDYLKQSISVVACNKIACSGNIEYYNELKALSRQYNASFLFETNVGAGLPVIDTLSHLITSGDKVNTIQAVLSGSLNFIFNNFNAETTFHDVVKQAQEEGYTEPDPRIDLSGIDVARKVLILARESGHSIELSDLESDNFLTEAAMKADTVDDFFDTLKNDEGYYQDLFKSAEEKNCQLKFVAEFDKGKAKVGLQEIPEGHPFYNLKGKDNIVMFYTQRYPEQPMIIKGAGAGADVTASGLFADIIRIANN, from the coding sequence ATGAAAGTTCTCAAATTTGGTGGAACATCAGTAGGTTCAGCCGAAAATATAAATAAAGTGATTTCAATTTTAGACCAACAATCTAAAAATTCTAAAATCGCCGTTGTCGTTTCTGCAGTAGGCGGAATTACAGATAAATTATTAGAAGCTGCAAATTTGGCCTGCCAAAAAGATTTGGAATACAAACAGGTCTATAATGCTATTTGGTCAAGACATAATAAAGTAGTTGAAGGCCTTTTTGAAAATTCTGAAAACGACCAAAGTCTTCAGAAATATCATGAAAAGTTACATGATTTGGTATCGGAAAAATTAAATGACCTAAGAAGTCTTTTAGATGGCATATATCTAATTAACGAATTATCGCCAAAAACAAAAGACAAACTGTTGAGTTTTGGAGAGGCCTTGTCTTCTATAATAATTTATCATACGCTCAAATCTAGAAATTTAGATGCGTCATTAAAAAACTCACAAGAATTAATTGTGACAGATTTAAATTATAACAATGCCGCCGTAAATTTTGACTTGACCAATACTAATATTCAGTCATTTTTTCAATCAGATGCACACGCCATAGTTTTGTTACCAGGATTTGTATCAAAATCTGCAAGTGGAGAAATCACCACCTTAGGTCGTGGAGGTTCAGATTATACAGCAGCCATTGTTGCTGCGGCTTTAGATGCCAAAGAATTACAAATCTGGACAGACGTTAGCGGCATGTTTACCACTAATCCTAAATTGGTAAAGCAAGCAGCTCCAATTGTCCAGTTATCGTATCAAGAAGCTGTGGAATTATCGCATTTTGGTGCGAAAGTATTATATCCGCCAACAGTAATGCCTGTCCTCAAAAAGAAGATTCCTATTGTCATAAAAAACACCATGGATCCAGAAGCCGTTGGTACTACAATTAGTCAAGAAGTGACCTCAAATGGCTCACCAGTAAAAGGACTTAGTAATATTGATAATATTGCCCTATTAACCTTACAAGGCAATGGTATGGTGGGCGTGCCAGGTTTTAGTAAACGTCTGTTTGAAACGCTCGCACAGGAAAAAATCAATATTATTTTAATTACACAATCATCCTCGGAACATTCCATCTGTTTCGGGATTTCGGATAACGATGCGGCACGTGCCAAGGAAGTTATAGATATCGTTTTTGAGTATGAAATTGCACTTCAAAAAATTGACCCATTAGTTGTAGAAACGGATTTATCGATTATAGCCGTTATAGGCGATAAAATGAAAAGCCACCAAGGTATAAGTGGTAAAATGTTTAGTACATTGGGCAAAAATAATGTGAATATAAGAGCGATTGCGCAAGGCGCTTCGGAACGTAATATTTCTGCAGTAATTCATAAAAATGATGTAAAAAAGGCTTTAAACAGTTTGCATGAGCAGTTTTTTGAAATCAAAACCAAACAAATCAACTTGTTTATTACTGGTGTTGGAAATGTAGGCGAACGATTGATTGAGCAAATCAAACAACAGAAAGCTTATGTTAAGGAGAACTTCAAAATTAGTTTGAGAGTTGCCGGTTTATCCAACTCACGACACATGATCGTTAATGATGAAGGCATTAATTTAAAAGACTGGAAACAACAATTAGAGGCTGGAGAAAAAGCAAGTTTAGAAGGTTTCTTTGAACATGCAAAACACCTGAATTTAAGAAATTCCGTTTTTGTGGATATCACGGCTAACGAAGCCGTTTCAAATATTTATGGCGACTATCTAAAGCAGAGTATTTCTGTAGTTGCTTGTAATAAAATTGCCTGTTCAGGAAATATTGAATACTATAATGAACTTAAAGCTTTATCACGACAATACAACGCCTCATTTTTGTTTGAAACTAATGTTGGTGCTGGATTACCGGTTATCGACACACTCAGCCATTTAATTACTTCGGGAGATAAAGTGAATACGATTCAAGCGGTTTTATCGGGAAGTCTTAATTTCATATTTAATAATTTTAATGCTGAAACGACTTTTCACGATGTCGTAAAACAAGCACAAGAAGAAGGATATACCGAACCAGATCCAAGAATCGATTTGAGCGGCATAGATGTCGCCAGAAAAGTTTTGATTCTAGCAAGGGAAAGTGGTCATTCCATAGAATTATCGGATTTAGAAAGCGATAACTTCTTAACGGAAGCTGCCATGAAAGCTGATACCGTTGATGATTTTTTCGATACCTTAAAAAATGATGAAGGTTATTATCAAGATTTGTTCAAATCGGCTGAAGAAAAGAATTGCCAGTTAAAATTTGTTGCCGAGTTTGATAAGGGAAAAGCCAAAGTCGGACTCCAAGAAATTCCAGAAGGACATCCGTTTTACAATCTTAAAGGGAAAGACAATATCGTTATGTTTTATACGCAACGTTATCCTGAACAGCCAATGATCATTAAAGGTGCTGGAGCTGGTGCTGATGTTACGGCCTCTGGTTTGTTTGCCGATATTATACGAATTGCTAATAACTAA
- a CDS encoding NAD(P)H-hydrate dehydratase, whose translation MKLFSKEQIYEGDKLTTERQNISSTELMERAGTQIFNWMHARMQGAQVPIHVFCGIGNNGGDGLVLARHLITHGYNVATYIVNCSDKRSKDFLINYDHIKTVTKKWPIMLSCKGDFEEIDIGVDDIIVDAVFGIGLNRPPNDWVQALFQKFKASKAFTLSIDIPSGLYTDKAVEDENNVVHANYTLSFQTPKLVFFLPETVKYTTQWEALDIGIDREYLMQTETEVELISKNEVLPLYKPRQKFSHKGDFGHVLIIGGSYGKIGAANLASRAALGSGAGLVTAYVPKCGYQSLQIAIPEVMVITDSDETHITNIDFEIEPTVIGIGVGLGTSARTAKTFEAFLKTNKTPLVIDADGLNLLSKKKVLLKLLPDFTILTPHPKELERLIGKWSDDFEKLDKAKAFSKKYNLIVVVKGAKTITVYQDKLYINTTGNPGMATGGTGDVLTGIISGLVAQGYEALSAAIFGIYLHGKSADIALEDYGYQSLIASHIIETLGDAYIDLFKKPEQPQKEEQQPEPKHQKSKRRKDGQGKK comes from the coding sequence ATGAAATTATTTTCAAAAGAACAGATTTACGAAGGTGATAAACTAACAACTGAACGTCAAAATATATCCTCAACTGAATTGATGGAGCGTGCTGGTACCCAAATTTTTAATTGGATGCACGCACGTATGCAAGGTGCTCAAGTACCAATTCATGTGTTTTGTGGTATTGGTAATAATGGTGGAGACGGTTTGGTTTTAGCAAGACATTTAATTACGCATGGCTATAATGTAGCAACCTATATTGTGAATTGTAGTGACAAACGTTCCAAGGATTTCTTAATTAACTACGACCATATCAAAACTGTGACAAAAAAATGGCCGATAATGTTGAGCTGTAAAGGCGATTTTGAAGAGATTGATATTGGCGTGGATGATATTATTGTAGATGCCGTCTTTGGCATCGGCCTGAACCGTCCGCCAAATGATTGGGTACAAGCCTTATTTCAAAAATTTAAAGCATCAAAAGCGTTTACATTGTCTATAGATATTCCTTCTGGATTATATACAGATAAAGCTGTTGAAGATGAAAACAACGTGGTTCACGCCAATTACACCTTGAGTTTTCAAACGCCAAAATTGGTGTTCTTTTTACCCGAAACTGTAAAATATACCACACAATGGGAAGCTTTGGATATTGGTATTGACCGCGAATACTTAATGCAAACCGAAACTGAAGTCGAACTCATTTCTAAAAATGAAGTTTTACCACTTTATAAACCAAGGCAAAAATTTTCACACAAAGGCGATTTTGGTCACGTGTTGATTATTGGTGGAAGTTATGGAAAAATTGGTGCTGCTAATTTAGCGAGTAGAGCAGCGTTGGGTTCTGGTGCAGGTTTGGTCACAGCCTATGTGCCTAAATGTGGTTATCAAAGTTTGCAAATTGCTATTCCTGAAGTCATGGTCATTACCGATAGCGATGAAACCCATATTACCAATATTGATTTTGAAATAGAGCCCACAGTTATTGGAATTGGAGTAGGTTTAGGAACTTCAGCACGAACCGCAAAAACTTTTGAAGCTTTTCTAAAAACTAACAAAACACCATTAGTCATTGATGCTGATGGTTTAAATTTATTGTCGAAAAAGAAAGTCTTGCTAAAATTGTTACCAGATTTTACCATTTTAACACCACACCCTAAAGAGCTGGAACGATTAATAGGGAAGTGGTCTGACGATTTTGAAAAGTTAGACAAAGCAAAAGCGTTTTCAAAAAAGTATAATCTAATAGTTGTAGTTAAAGGCGCCAAAACGATTACCGTTTACCAAGATAAACTCTATATAAATACCACTGGAAATCCTGGCATGGCAACAGGAGGAACTGGTGATGTTTTAACCGGCATTATTTCTGGATTGGTAGCTCAGGGTTATGAAGCTCTATCAGCTGCCATTTTTGGAATTTATCTTCATGGAAAATCTGCAGATATTGCTTTAGAAGATTATGGATATCAAAGTTTAATTGCCAGTCATATTATTGAAACTTTGGGAGACGCCTATATTGATTTGTTTAAAAAACCAGAACAACCACAGAAAGAAGAACAGCAACCAGAACCAAAACATCAAAAAAGTAAGCGGCGAAAAGATGGTCAAGGAAAGAAATAA